One Zeugodacus cucurbitae isolate PBARC_wt_2022May chromosome 3, idZeuCucr1.2, whole genome shotgun sequence genomic region harbors:
- the LOC128920143 gene encoding uncharacterized protein LOC128920143 produces the protein MRKWTFIPLHSWVQKISTTNYKIEKSGKSGPPLIKPEGRDCSEKRTAFATSSKTVSTKTVALPGLNVKAGTSAETTAKPGSSKATTTAAPGAKPTNQRQKTKGEAKSVVAGAVPKEWPTLRVEEPSKAKYAERKRAAYILRRAHLHPPNKEELTKDLKETLECAKAVLPNFSIEPPAGTKTAEEAKPSAKRPKIKETPNRSFADVARNRIIIGVLDEGDPEFPEPN, from the coding sequence ATGCGCAAGTGGACATTTATTCCCCTACATTCGTGGGTCCAAAAAATTAgcacaacaaattacaaaattgaaaaatcagGGAAGTCCGGTCCTCCCTTAATAAAGCCGGAAGGAAGGGACTGTTCCGAGAAAAGAACAGCGTTTGCAACGAGCTCTAAGACCGTCAGCACGAAGACAGTGGCTTTGCCTGGTCTGAATGTTAAGGCTGGCACCAGTGCTGAAACTACAGCTAAGCCAGGTTCcagcaaggcaacaacaacagcggcaccCGGAGCCAAGCCTACCAACCAGAGGCAGAAAACAAAGGGAGAAGCCAAAAGTGTAGTTGCTGGTGCAGTGCCGAAAGAATGGCCTACCCTTAGGGTGGAAGAGCCATCGAAGGCGAAGTATGCAGAGAGGAAACGCGCTGCATACATTCTAAGAAGAGCTCACCTGCATCCACCAAACAAGGAGGAGCTCACTAAGGATCTCAAAGAAACCTTAGAGTGTGCTAAAGCGGTTCTTCCCAATTTCAGCATAGAACCGCCAGCAGGAACGAAGACAGCTGAAGAGGCTAAGCCGTCGGCTAAACGACCGAAGATAAAAGAGACGCCCAATAGATCGTTTGCGGATGTGGCCCGGAACCGCATTATCATTGGTGTTCTGGATGAGGGCGATCCTGAATTCCCAGAACCCAATTGA